The Lasioglossum baleicum chromosome 15, iyLasBale1, whole genome shotgun sequence genome has a segment encoding these proteins:
- the Mbc gene encoding dedicator of cytokinesis protein myoblast city isoform X1 — protein sequence MKMTMAWTKVKGHLGVAIDNFAYESPHVVQLTVGEVVHISGECGNWYHGRSKINGTCGIFPKSYIHIIEESKTKDCLIDEITNVLREWGHHWKHLYVIHSEHFLNMKQQLLELIEYRSKILSGTLTVDELKDMKRLATARIDTGNQLLGLDMVVRDDQGNVLNPEETSTIQLYYHHETAAERIRKAANDMKKKPSRPQAPVYSHIFFVSVRNFVCKMTEDVELLLTLYDGREMKAITENYVVSWSKEGLARDIDQLHNLRVLFTDLGSRDLARDKVYLVCYVIRVGGMEAKDIDHRRSSVSQANQKTKSTENMRRPFGVAAMDITSYITGKLEGDSDHHHFIPFVQCCEKESLDGTLRRILSQKEVSIQKSTNGNSGSFTGGQGLWASLKLLRGDPKQVRDENPHLVLGNVAIARKMGFPEVILPGDVRNDLYLTLISGEFNKGSKSTDKNVEVTVKVCNEFGTPIPGVMTLGGGASPIDEYRSVIYYHEDKPRWCETFKIAIPIEEFKQAHLKFTFKHRSSNEAKDKSEKPFALSYVKLMQRNGTTLQDTQHELLVYKLDQKKYEDADTSYLKLPSTRGELVELNIEKKPTLGALSLSTKDSFLITTNICSTKLTQNVDLLGLLNWASHNTDLKESLAALMKVDGEEVVKFLQDVLDALFNILMSNSDSDVYDDIVFECLLYIIGLVSDRKYQHFQPVLDLYISESFSATLAYKKLIAVLRKRIDNANNNDGQGRDILLKTMKSLQYCMRFVVESRLLFTELNQDEEEFSQTLTELLKSIVELMRHETDSTLLVQGACLKYLPTTIPHLLRVYSGKQLSTILSDLLVTLPTGRLTKQKMMTVNDIVHSPLFLNAECRAILLPRITILVRDLLESKEEGLSSTTGKSVAKVARLLGENRHRLEQHRGYSEEVELCVRILSDILELTFRKDIGSTMQDVKDIMLTAMRTIIQSVISMDRENSLVGNLVSVMLAIFRQMTQQHYEIYIKHFGYKCDLLDFLMEILLVFKDLVSRSVFPSDWCDMIMLQNSIILKSLRFFSGTIRDYFFTDFEQQAWSNFFHCAIAFLTQPALQLETFTSSKLNRIVSRYNDMRRETAFEIRSMWFNLGQYKIFFVPALVGAILEMALIPESELRKATIPIFFDMMQCEYYSSRIVEGYGDTKRDATHIKANFTDYENEMIAKLDILVEGGRGDEQFRTLWTQVMGDLCENHSTLREQGLRFVDTISKLMERLLQYRDIIHSESQEHRMLCIVNLLEFYSDINRKEMYIRYVNKLCELHLECDNYTEAAYSLKLHSQLLAWSDQSLPPLLRSHRYLACQTHRELKEALYNDMIDYFDKGKMWECALAVCKELVAQYEEETFDYLQLSMLLQRMAKFYDAIVKQLRPEPEYFRVAYYGRGHPAFLQNKVFIYRGREYERLSDFCSRTLNQLPNAEQMNRLSPPTPEILQSNHQYVQINKVDPLMDEKRHRLSGKPITAEAVLRYHRVNDVQRFRFSRPAPKKDILSAMSNSGDKEKETATNNEFASLWLERTVLVTSYPLPGILRCFPVTSSETYYVSPLRNAIETMEAMNIVLRDLIIAHKADRTLPLNPLSMKLNGILDPAVMGGIDNYEKAFLNPEYRASHPEENSDLQKLEGLIADQIPLLNVGLQLHKARAPPELSPFHQRLEHCFAAMRSQVEAKYGKRTCDVQLESLSQIVTMRRPQASRGDNHRLSESNITNSDCGTHSRVSSLTRSQVATFKSLASFNFNNSTPSSGAQNVGLSRNASIRSHILSTASLQKALGSPSPGTNKKKDSKRRSSRKSDSSTSTKNDQPTSQWYTTPEVSQSTSTPITPLISSFPTTPIFELRQELTPKRPLRSEIEKERRISNRLSGQSQHYLRNINNGMDSSSLGKGNRDSVGTTDSTASEDDPPPPLPVKMREADYCNLPDELPASHCGTGSLNNLNRPLGHWSKNKLPTPTDDLDVQTKPPTPPPKPKRPPYSLNKSVLSTGDADNNFSQDPSVT from the exons atgaaaatgacAATGGCATGGACGAAAGTTAAAGGACATCTAGGAGTGG CCATTGATAACTTTGCATACGAGTCCCCCCATGTTGTACAATTGACAGTTGGGGAAGTGGTACATATATCGGGGGAGTGCGGAAACTGGTACCATGGACGGAGCAAAATTAATGGGACATGTGGGATCTTCCCAAAATCCTACATACATATCATAGAAGAATCAAAGACAAAAGATTGTCTGATAGATGAAATCACTAATGTTTTGAGAGAATGGGGGCATCATTGGAAGCATCTATATGTG ATTCATTCAGAACACTTCTTAAACATGAAACAGCAACTTTTAGAATTGATAGAATACAGAAGCAAAATTTTAAGTGGCACATTGACAGTGGATGAGTTGAAAGATATGAAAAGATTGGCAACAGCTAGGATTGACACTGGCAATCAACTATTGGGCCTTGACATGGTTGTTCGGGATGATCAGGGAAATGTCCTTAATCCTGAAGAAACAAGTACGATTCAGTTATATTATCATCACGAAACAGCTGCTGAAAGAATAAGAAAGGCAGCTAATGATATGAAAAAGAAACCTTCAAGGCCACAAGCACCTGTCTATTCGCATATCTTCTTCGTCAGTGTAAGGAATTTTGTATGTAAAATGACCGAAGATGTAGAGTTATTATTGACACTGTACGACGGTCGTGAAATGAAAGCAATTACTGAGAACTATGTGGTTTCATGGAGCAAGGAAGGATTAGCCAGGGACATAGATCAACTTCACAATCTTCGAGTTCTATTTACTGACCTCGGTTCTCGCGATCTGGCCAGGGATAAAGTTTATTTAGTTTGTTATGTAATTAGGGTGGGTGGTATGGAAGCTAAAGATATTGACCACAGACGCTCGAGCGTTTCGCAGGCCAATCAAAAAACCAAAAGCACTGAAAATATGAGAAGACCTTTTGGTGTAGCGGCGATGGATATCACTTCGTACATTACTGGCAAACTTGAAGGTGATTCAGATCACCATCACTTCATTCCATTTGTACA ATGTTGTGAGAAAGAGAGCTTAGATGGTACGTTACGAAGAATTCTTTCCCAAAAAGAAGTAAGCATTCAAAAAAGTACTAATGGCAATAGTGGCAGCTTTACTGGTGGTCAGGGATTGTGGGCTAGCTTGAAGTTACTCAGAGGAGATCCGAAACAA GTGCGAGATGAAAATCCTCATTTAGTACTCGGTAACGTTGCAATTGCGAGGAAGATGGGCTTTCCAGAAGTTATTTTACCAGGAGACGTGAGAAACGACTTGTATCTCACCTTGATTAGTGGCGAATTCAATAAAGGATCGAAGTCTACCGACAAGAATGTGGAAGTAACG GTTAAAGTATGCAATGAATTTGGTACTCCAATACCAGGTGTTATGACTTTGGGTGGCGGAGCTTCACCGATTGACGAGTATCGTAGTGTTATTTACTATCACGAAGATAAGCCAAGATGGTGTGAAACATTTAAAATTGCTATACCCATCGAGGAATTCAAACAAGCCCATTTAAAATTCACGTTTAAGCatcgcagttcgaacgaggCGAAAGATAAATCTGAGAAACCTTTCGCCTTAAGTTACGTGAAACTGATGCAGCGTAATGGGACCACATTGCAAGACACACAGCACGAATTGCTAGTGTATAAACTAGACCAAAAAAAATATGAGGATGCTGATACCTCGTATTTAAAGCTCCCATCGACGAGGGGTGAACTG GTTGAACTAAAcattgaaaagaaaccaacgTTAGGGGCTCTTAGTTTAAGTACTAAGGACAGCTTTCTCATAACGACTAATATTTGTTCAACGAAACTAACGCAAAATGTAGATTTGCTAGGCTTATTGAACTGGGCATCGCATAACACGGATTTAAAAGAATCTTTGGCTGCCTTGATGAAAGTCGACGGTGAAGAAGTCGTTAAGTTCTTACAG GATGTTTTGGATGCTTTATTTAATATACTGATGAGTAATTCGGACAGCGATGTCTATGACGATATAGTGTTCGAATGTTTGTTGTATATTATCGGTTTAGTATCTGACAGAAAGTATCAACACTTTCAACCAGTATTAGATTTATACATTTCTGAGAGCTTCTCCGCGACACTCGCTTATAAAAAGTTAATTGCAGTATTACGTAAACGTATAGATAATGCCAACAATAATGATGGCCAAGGGCGTGATATACTTCTTAAAACGATGAAAAGCCTTCAATATTGTATGAGATTCGTGGTTGAATCTCGTCTTCTATTTACCGA GTTGAACCAAGACGAAGAAGAATTTTCGCAGACCTTAACAGAGCTATTGAAATCGATAGTTGAGCTTATGAGACACGAAACTGATAGTACCTTGTTGGTACAAGGGGCGTGTCTTAAATATTTACCAACTACCATACCTCATTTATTGCGAGTATACAGTGGCAAACAGTTGAGCACAATATTAAGCGATTTATTGGTCACTCTGCCAACAGGGAGATTGACCAAACAGAAAATGATGACAGTGAACGATATCGTTCACAGTCCTCTCTTTTTAAATGCAGAGTGTAGAGCAATTTTATTGCCTAGAATTACTATTTTGGTTCGAGATTTACTGGAATCTAAAGAGGAG GGGCTGTCAAGTACAACTGGAAAAAGCGTGGCGAAGGTAGCCAGGCTGCTTGGTGAGAATCGACATCGACTCGAACAGCACCGCGGCTACTCCGAAGAG GTTGAATTGTGTGTCAGGATTTTATCTGACATATTGGAATTAACATTTAGGAAAGATATAGGAAGCACGATGCAGGACGTGAAAGACATCATGCTCACAGCCATGCGAACTATTATACAATCCGTTATATCCATGGACAGAGAAAATTCGCTGGTTGGAAATCTGGTTTCGGTTATGCTGGCAATATTCAg ACAAATGACTCAACAACATTACGAGATTTATATAAAACACTTTGGGTACAAGTGCGATTTGCTCGATTTCCTCATGGAGATATTGTTGGTGTTCAAAGATTTAGTTTCAAGAAGCGTGTTCCCGAGCGATTGGTGCGACATGATCATGCTTCAAAACAGCATAATTCTGAAGTCGCTACGTTTCTTCTCCGGCACGATCAGAGATTATTTCTTCACCGATTTCGAACAGCAGGCTTGGTCGAATTTTTTCCATTGTGCAATCGCGTTCTTGACCCAGCCTGCTCTGCAGTTGGAAACGTTCACATCGTCGAAACTCAATCGCATTGTCTCGCGTTACAACGATATGCGCAG AGAGACTGCTTTCGAGATACGCTCGATGTGGTTCAATTTggggcaatataaaatattcttcgttCCTGCGTTAGTAGGAGCAATACTAGAAATGGCGTTAATTCCAGAGAGCGAGTTAAGGAAGGCAACTATACCTATATTTTTTGATATGATGCAGTGCGAGTATTATAGTTCACGCATTGTCGAAGGGTACGGCGACACGAAAAGGGATGCTACTCATATAAAAGCGAATTTTACAGACTATGAAAACGAAATGATTGCGAAATTGGATATATTG GTCGAGGGTGGTAGAGGAGATGAACAATTTCGAACCCTTTGGACACAAGTGATGGGTGATCTTTGCGAGAATCACTCGACCTTGCGGGAGCAAGGTTTACGTTTTGTAGACACGATATCTAAATTGATGGAGCGATTGTTACAGTACCGCGACATCATCCACTCGGAGTCTCAGGAACATAGAATGTTGTGTATCGTGAATCTTCTCGAATTTTACTCAGACATAAATAGGAAAGAGATGTATATCAG GTATGTAAATAAGCTTTGCGAATTGCACCTGGAGTGTGATAATTACACTGAAGCAGCGTACTCGTTGAAACTACACAGTCAATTATTAGCGTGGAGCGATCAATCGTTGCCACCTCTATTAAGATCGCATAG ATACTTGGCGTGTCAAACGCATCGTGAATTGAAAGAAGCATTGTATAACGACATGATTGATTACTTTGATAAGGGCAAGATGTGGGAGTGCGCGCTGGCCGTGTGCAAAGAGCTAGTCGCTCAATACGAGGAAGAAACGTTCGATTATTTACAGCTGTCAATGTTGCTGCAACGTATGGCTAAGTTTTACGATGCTATAGTGAAACAACTGCGACCCGAACCGGAATATTTTAGGGTCGCATATTATGGTCGTGGCCATCCTGCGTTTTTACAAAACAAG GTATTCATTTACCGTGGAAGAGAGTACGAGAGACTAAGTGATTTCTGTTCGCGGACGTTAAATCAGCTGCCAAACGCGGAACAAATGAACAGACTGTCTCCTCCCACCCCAGAAATActgcagtctaatcatcagtatgtgcaaattaataaagTGGATCCTCTAATGGATGAGAAGAGGCATCGACTCAGTGGGAAGCCCATAACAGCGGAAGCTGTTCTCAG GTACCACAGGGTGAATGACGTCCAACGTTTTCGATTTTCGAGGCCAGCGCCGAAAAAGGACATACTCTCAGCTATGTCGAACTCCGGTGACAAAGAGAAGGAGACCGCTACTAACAATGAATTCGCTTCGCTATGGTTAGAAAGGACAGTATTAGTTACAAGCTACCCCTTGCCAGGCATTCTGAGATGCTTCCCCGTTACATCCAGCGAGACTTACTATGTCAGCCCCCTTCGTAACGCGATAGAAACGATGGAAGCTATGAACATTGTGCTGAGAGATTTAATTATAGCGCACAAAGCGGATCGTACTCTTCCACTGAACCCTCTCAGTATGAAATTGAACGGCATACTGGATCCAGCGGTAATGGGTGGCATAGATAACTATGAGAAAGCTTTTCTTAACCCTGAGTATCGTGCTTCTCATCCAGAAGAGAATTCCGATCTTCAAAAGCTAGAAGGACTAATCGCTGATCAgataccgttgttgaacgttggTTTGCAGTTGCACAAAGCACGCGCTCCCCCTGAATTGTCGCCGTTCCATCAACGCCTGGAACACTGTTTCGCAGCCATGCGAAGCCAAGTTGAAGCCAAATACGGAAAGAGG ACTTGCGACGTACAACTCGAGAGTTTGTCTCAAATTGTTACCATGCGAAGGCCGCAGGCGTCAAGGGGGGACAATCACCGTCTATCCGAGTCGAACATAACAAATTCAGA CTGTGGAACTCACTCCAGGGTATCCTCTCTTACAAGATCCCAAGTTGCAACGTTCAAGTCGCTCGCATCATTCAATTTTAACAACAGTACACCGTCATCCGGTGCTCAGAACGTCGGTTTATCAAG AAACGCATCGATACGTTCACACATCTTGTCAACGGCCTCTCTACAGAAGGCACTCGGAAGCCCAAGTCCAGGGACAAATAAGAAAAAGGATTCAAAGCGTAGAAGCTCACGGAAAAGTGATTCTTCCACCTCAACAAAAAATGATCAACCAACCAGTCAGTGGTACACTACACCGGAAGTGTCGCAAAGTACATCAACACCTATCACACCATTAATATCCAGTTTTCCCACAACACCAATATTCGAACTTCGTCAAGAG CTAACACCTAAACGTCCCTTAAGATcggagatagagaaagagaggagaataAGTAATCGGTTGTCTGGTCAGTCTCAACATTACTTAAGAAACATAAATAACGGGATGGATTCTAGTAGTTTAGGCAAAGGAAATAGGGATAGCGTCGGCACGACAGATAGCACGGCGTCCGAGGACGATCCGCCACCGCCGTTACCCGTGAAAATGCGCGAAGCCGATTACTGTAATCTTCCGGACGAATTGCCTGCTTCCCATTGTGGAACGGGTAGTTTGAATAACTTGAACAGACCTCTAGGGCATTGGTCAAAGAACAAGCTACCAACGCCAACAGACGATCTTGATGTTCAGACGAAACCGCCTACACCACCACCAAAACCAAAAAGACCGCCTTACAGTTTAAACAAGTCCGTGCTTTCTACCGGTGATGCAGATAATAATTTTAGTCAAGATCCGTCCGTAACTTGA